One genomic window of Entelurus aequoreus isolate RoL-2023_Sb linkage group LG07, RoL_Eaeq_v1.1, whole genome shotgun sequence includes the following:
- the LOC133654214 gene encoding probable tubulin polyglutamylase TTLL9, with the protein MNSHSCGCSSLLPEGRYVVRYKCSQPGPIQDVLRQRPGWIEVKDDGEWDFHWCGVGWLKENLFMEEHVRVNHFRNHYELTRKDFMLKNLKRFKKNLEREASCMEGSKCDFFPCTFALPNEYHLFVEEFKRNPGSTWIMKPAAKSQGAGIFLFKKLKDIMDWRKHDATRSEEQKDAGQVESYVAQRYIENPYLLGGRKFDLRVYVMVTSYFPLKAWLYREGFARLSNTRFSLSSIDDKYVHLTNVAVQKTAPDYDPEKGCKWKIQKLRRYLTAKHGRLVVETLFKDMDNIFISSLQSVQKIIINDKHCFELYGYDIMLDENLKPWLIEVNASPSLAPSSQEDYDMKYSLLEDTVNIMDMEGRLTGKEKRVGGYDLMWNDGPVYREEVDPEIFGCSCLKANTYLGCENDRASQLIWLFKHFQSPKKM; encoded by the exons GGAGGGAAGATATGTTGTACGCTACAAATGCAGCCAGCCTGGCCCCATACAGGATGTCTTGAGACAAAGACCAGGTTGGATTGAAGTCAAAGA TGACGGCGAATGGGACTTCCACTGGTGTGGTGTGGGCTGGCTGAAGGAGAATTTGTTCATGGAGGAACATGTAAGGGTAAACCACTTTCGCAATCATTACGAG CTGACTCGCAAAGACTTCATGTTGAAAAACCTGAAGAGGTTCAAAAAGAATCTAGAAAGAGAGGCCAGCTGCATGGAAGGCTCCAAATGTGATTTCTTCCCCTGTACCTTCGCACTGCCTAATGAGTATCATCTCTTTGTGGAGGAGTTTAAAAGAAACCCTGGCAGCACTTGGATCATGAAGCCG GCTGCAAAATCTCAAGGCGCAGGCATCTTCCTTTTTAAAAAGCTGAAAGACATCATGGATTGGAGAAag CATGACGCCACTCGCTCAGAGGAGCAGAAAGATGCAGGTCAAGTGGAAAGCTATGTGGCACAGCGCTATATTGAAAACCCCTACCTCCTTGGTG GCAGGAAGTTTGATCTGCGGGTCTATGTGATGGTCACATCa TATTTTCCATTGAAGGCATGGCTTTATCGGGAGGGCTTTGCTCGCCTGTCAAACACACGTTTCTCCCTGAGTAGTATTGATGACAAGT ACGTACATCTCACGAATGTGGCCGTTCAAAAAACAGCACCTGACTATGATCCTGAAAAA GGATGTAAATGGAAGATTCAGAAGCTCCGTCGGTATCTGACTGCAAAACACGGACGGCTGGTGGTAGAAACTCTGTTCAAGGATATGGATAACATCTTCATCAGCAGTCTACAGAGTGTGCAAAAGATTATTATAAATGACAAACACTGCTTTGAACTCTATGGCTATGACATTATGCTGGATGAGAACCTCAAACC ATGGTTGATTGAAGTGAACGCATCACCGTCGCTTGCACCCAGTAGTCAAGAGGATTATGACATGAAATACAGCTTGCTGGAAGATACTGTAAATATCATGGATATGGAAGGAAG GTTGACTGGGAAGGAGAAAAGAGTGGGCGGATATGATCTCATGTGGAATGATGGGCCTGTCTATAGAGAGGAAGTCGACCCTGAAATATTTGGCTGTTCGTGTTTAAAAGCCAACACATACTTAG GGTGTGAAAATGATAGGGCAAGCCAGCTCATTTggctttttaaacattttcaatcCCCGAAGAAAATGTAA
- the ttll9 gene encoding probable tubulin polyglutamylase TTLL9 isoform X1, protein MMSLSKNKFKTSNDCSKPAENREGKCVVHFKCGPGGTIHDVLKQRPGWVEVKDDGEWDFHWCEVGWLRENFDHSFMEEHVRINHFRNRYEVFMFQLTRKDSLLKNLKRYKRALEREASCTKASKCDFFPCSFALPNEYHLFVEEFKRNPGSTWIMKPAAKSQGAGIFLFRKLKDIMDWRKHDATRSEEQKDAAQVESYVAQRYIENPYLLGGRKFDLRVYVMVTSYFPLKAWLYREGFARLSSTRFSLDSIDDKYVHLTNVAVQKTAPDYDPEKGCKWKILKLRKYLTAKHGIQVVETLFTEMDNIFISSLQSVQKIIINDKHCFELYGYDILLDENLKPWLIEVNASPSLAPSSQEDYDMKYRLLEDTVNIVDMEKRLTGKEKRVGGYDLMWNDGPVYREDYDCEIFSCSCLKANTNLGCMNDRENHIFKQFPDQKI, encoded by the exons ATGATGTCATTGTCAAAAAACAAG TTCAAAACGTCTAACGATTGTAGCAAACCAGCCGAGAACCG GGAGGGGAAATGTGTCGTGCATTTCAAATGTGGCCCCGGCGGTACCATTCATGATGTCTTGAAACAAAGGCCGGGCTGGGTAGAAGTCAAAGA TGATGGTGAATGGGACTTCCACTGGTGTGAAGTAGGATGGCTGAGGGAGAATTttgatcattcattcatggaggAACATGTAAGGATAAACCACTTCCGCAACCGTTACGAG GTTTTTATGTTTCAGCTGACCCGCAAAGACTCCCTGTTAAAAAACCTAAAAAGATATAAAAGGGCTCTAGAAAGGGAGGCCAGCTGCACGAAGGCTTCCAAATGTGATTTTTTCCCCTGCAGCTTTGCACTGCCTAATGAATACCATCTctttgtggaggagttcaagagaAACCCTGGCAGCACCTGGATCATGAAGCCG GCTGCAAAATCTCAAGGTGCAGGCATCTTCCTTTTTAGAAAACTGAAAGACATCATGGACTGGAGGAAG CATGACGCCACTCGCTCAGAAGAGCAGAAAGATGCAGCTCAAGTGGAAAGCTATGTGGCGCAGCGCTATATTGAGAACCCCTACCTGCTTGGTG GCAGGAAGTTCGATCTGAGGGTCTATGTGATGGTCACATCA TATTTTCCATTGAAGGCATGGCTTTATCGGGAGGGCTTTGCTCGCCTTTCAAGCACACGTTTCTCTCTGGATAGTATTGATGACAAGT ATGTACATCTCACTAATGTGGCTGTTCAAAAAACAGCACCTGACTATGATCCTGAAAAG GGATGTAAATGGAAGATCCTGAAACTGCGTAAGTACCTGACTGCAAAGCATGGGATACAGGTGGTAGAAACTCTATTTACAGAGATGGATAACATCTTCATCAGCAGTCTACAGAGTGTGCAGAAGATCATTATAAATGACAAACACTGCTTTGAACTCTACGGCTACGACATTTTGCTGGATGAGAACCTCAAACC GTGGTTGATTGAGGTGAACGCCTCTCCGTCGCTCGCACCCAGCAGTCAGGAGGATTACGACATGAAGTACAGACTGCTGGaagatactgtaaatattgtggaTATGGAGAAAAG GTTGACTGGGAAAGAAAAGAGGGTGGGCGGATATGATCTTATGTGGAATGATGGACCTGTCTACAGAGAGGATTATGACTGTGAAATATTTAGTTGTTCATGTTTAAAAGCCAACACAAACTTGG GATGCATGAATGACAGAGAAAACCATATTTTTAAACAATTTCCCGACCAGAAGATTTGA
- the ttll9 gene encoding probable tubulin polyglutamylase TTLL9 isoform X2, which yields MMSLSKNKFKTSNDCSKPAENREGKCVVHFKCGPGGTIHDVLKQRPGWVEVKDDGEWDFHWCEVGWLRENFDHSFMEEHVRINHFRNRYELTRKDSLLKNLKRYKRALEREASCTKASKCDFFPCSFALPNEYHLFVEEFKRNPGSTWIMKPAAKSQGAGIFLFRKLKDIMDWRKHDATRSEEQKDAAQVESYVAQRYIENPYLLGGRKFDLRVYVMVTSYFPLKAWLYREGFARLSSTRFSLDSIDDKYVHLTNVAVQKTAPDYDPEKGCKWKILKLRKYLTAKHGIQVVETLFTEMDNIFISSLQSVQKIIINDKHCFELYGYDILLDENLKPWLIEVNASPSLAPSSQEDYDMKYRLLEDTVNIVDMEKRLTGKEKRVGGYDLMWNDGPVYREDYDCEIFSCSCLKANTNLGCMNDRENHIFKQFPDQKI from the exons ATGATGTCATTGTCAAAAAACAAG TTCAAAACGTCTAACGATTGTAGCAAACCAGCCGAGAACCG GGAGGGGAAATGTGTCGTGCATTTCAAATGTGGCCCCGGCGGTACCATTCATGATGTCTTGAAACAAAGGCCGGGCTGGGTAGAAGTCAAAGA TGATGGTGAATGGGACTTCCACTGGTGTGAAGTAGGATGGCTGAGGGAGAATTttgatcattcattcatggaggAACATGTAAGGATAAACCACTTCCGCAACCGTTACGAG CTGACCCGCAAAGACTCCCTGTTAAAAAACCTAAAAAGATATAAAAGGGCTCTAGAAAGGGAGGCCAGCTGCACGAAGGCTTCCAAATGTGATTTTTTCCCCTGCAGCTTTGCACTGCCTAATGAATACCATCTctttgtggaggagttcaagagaAACCCTGGCAGCACCTGGATCATGAAGCCG GCTGCAAAATCTCAAGGTGCAGGCATCTTCCTTTTTAGAAAACTGAAAGACATCATGGACTGGAGGAAG CATGACGCCACTCGCTCAGAAGAGCAGAAAGATGCAGCTCAAGTGGAAAGCTATGTGGCGCAGCGCTATATTGAGAACCCCTACCTGCTTGGTG GCAGGAAGTTCGATCTGAGGGTCTATGTGATGGTCACATCA TATTTTCCATTGAAGGCATGGCTTTATCGGGAGGGCTTTGCTCGCCTTTCAAGCACACGTTTCTCTCTGGATAGTATTGATGACAAGT ATGTACATCTCACTAATGTGGCTGTTCAAAAAACAGCACCTGACTATGATCCTGAAAAG GGATGTAAATGGAAGATCCTGAAACTGCGTAAGTACCTGACTGCAAAGCATGGGATACAGGTGGTAGAAACTCTATTTACAGAGATGGATAACATCTTCATCAGCAGTCTACAGAGTGTGCAGAAGATCATTATAAATGACAAACACTGCTTTGAACTCTACGGCTACGACATTTTGCTGGATGAGAACCTCAAACC GTGGTTGATTGAGGTGAACGCCTCTCCGTCGCTCGCACCCAGCAGTCAGGAGGATTACGACATGAAGTACAGACTGCTGGaagatactgtaaatattgtggaTATGGAGAAAAG GTTGACTGGGAAAGAAAAGAGGGTGGGCGGATATGATCTTATGTGGAATGATGGACCTGTCTACAGAGAGGATTATGACTGTGAAATATTTAGTTGTTCATGTTTAAAAGCCAACACAAACTTGG GATGCATGAATGACAGAGAAAACCATATTTTTAAACAATTTCCCGACCAGAAGATTTGA
- the LOC133654216 gene encoding uncharacterized protein LOC133654216: MSNCYCAVFTSTGRGQHLKAPLMTVHSQPRALESITQFQHLRAISSLDERFQSLGEVNGKFGVLLNFHNLQKEELLQQCQTLSTTLTHDSQLDINGTELAMEMQNFPPLPSKNMTNMELLTFLHEKKLTEIYPNMWVALRISATLPVTVAAAERSFSKLKLIKTYLRSTMMQERLSGLSIISINHVVSNQLSYDDVVDDFAARKTRRVRL; this comes from the exons ATGTCTAATTGTTACTGTGCAGTGTTTACCTCGACAGGTCGCGGCCAGCACTTGAAAGCACCGCTTATGACGGTCCACTCGCAGCCACGAGCACTTGAAAGCATCACGCAATTTCAGCACCTTAGAG CCATCTCTTCACTTGATGAGAGATTTCAGAGCCTTGGAGAGGTGAATGGCAAGTTTGGAGTACTCCTCAATTTCCACAACTTACAAAAAGAAGAGCTGCTACAGCAGTGCCAAACCCTGAGTACTACTCTGACCCATGACAGCCAGCTGGACATTAATGGCACAGAACTTGCAATGGAAATGCAGAATTTCCCACCATTGCCATCAAAGAACATGACAAACATGGAACTCTTGACCTTCCTGCATGAGAAGAAGCTGACAGAAATTTACCCCAACATGTGGGTTGCTCTGAGAATCTCTGCCACTCTTCCTGTTACAGTGGCTGCTGCTGAAAGAAGCTTCTCTAAGCTCAAACTCATTAAAACCTACCTGAGATCTACTATGATGCAAGAACGTCTCAGTGGACTTTCCATCATAAGCATAAATCATGTGGTCTCAAATCAGTTGTCATATGATGATGTTGTAGATGACTTTGCTGCAAGAAAGACTAGGAGAGTAAGGCTGTAG